A genomic window from Thunnus thynnus chromosome 12, fThuThy2.1, whole genome shotgun sequence includes:
- the adcyap1r1a gene encoding adenylate cyclase activating polypeptide 1a (pituitary) receptor type I isoform X1 has translation MRGFLLTAIFLLPLVASESGHCVIKREHEKCMEMISLYSPSEEPTDVCPWMWDNLTCWQEAKIGEVVVVNCGEFFHDFISPEDEMGKVSRNCTEKGWSDPFPHYADVCFFYDNTTKPDTFYPSVKALYTVGYSTSLVSLTTAMVILCRFRKLHCTRNFIHMNLFVSFILRAISVFIKDGVLYAQEDSDHCFVHTVACKAVMVFFHYCVMSNYFWLFIEGLYLFTLLVETFFPERRYFYWYTIVGWGTPTICVTVWAVLRLHFHDTGCWDTNENTALWWVIKGPVVASIMINFVLFIGIIIILVQKLQSPDIGGNESSIYLSCAQKCFSEPTQAVQHSCRMSELSTITLRLARSTLLLIPLFGIHYTVFAFSPEDVSKRERLVFELGLGSFQGFVVAVLYCFLNGEFLPEGAVRDQEEMAQLDGEPVLCCGPEAAEAPFVGQQWSERRDSAVHPQQEQLPDTHVQPSGGERQHQPPHLSA, from the exons ATGAGAGGCTTCCTGCTGACTGCAATCTTTCTGCTGCCCTTG GTGGCCTCGGAGTCCGGTCACTGTGTAATCAAGCGGGAGCATGAGAAATGCATGGAGATGATCTCGCTGTACAGCCCCAGCGAGGAGCCTACTGATG TGTGTCCGTGGATGTGGGACAACCTGACTTGCTGGCAGGAGGCCAAGATCGGTGAGGTTGTGGTGGTCAATTGTGGAGAGTTCTTCCATGACTTCATCAGCCCCGAGGATG AAATGGGGAAGGTGAGTCGCAACTGTACGGAAAAGGGCTGGTCTGACCCTTTCCCTCACTATGCGGACGTCTGCTTCTTCTATGACAACACCACCAAACCC GACACTTTCTACCCATCAGTTAAGGCCTTGTACACAGTCGGCTACAGCACATCGCTTGTGTCTCTGACTACAGCCATGGTCATCCTCTGCAGATTTAG GAAGCTCCACTGTACCAGGAACTTCATTCACATGAACTTGTTTGTGTCCTTCATCCTGAGAGCCATCTCGGTCTTCATCAAGGACGGCGTGCTGTACGCCCAGGAGGACAGCGACCACTGCTTCGTACACACA GTGGCGTGTAAAGCAGTAATGGTTTTCTTCCACTACTGTGTCATGTCCAACTATTTCTGGCTGTTTATTGAAGGTCTGTATCTCTTCACTCTGCTGGTGGAGACTTTCTTTCCTGAAAGACGTTACTTCTACTGGTACACCATCGTAGGATGGG GAACTCCCACCATTTGTGTCACTGTCTGGGCAGTTCTGAGGCTCCACTTTCATGACACTGG ATGCTGGGATACAAATGAGAACACTGCCCTCTGGTGGGTGATCAAAGGACCAGTTGTGGCCTCCATAATG ATCAATTTTGTCCTGTTCATTGGGATTATCATTATCCTGGTTCAGAAGCTGCAGTCACCTGATATCGGAGGGAATGAATCAAGCATTTACCT CAGCTGTGCTCAGAAATGCTTCAGTGAGCCCACACAGGCTGTTCAGCATTCGTGCAGGATGTCAGAGTTATCCACCATCacact gcgtCTGGCGCGCTCCACCCTCCTGCTCATCCCCCTGTTTGGTATTCACTACACCGTGTTCGCCTTCTCACCTGAAGATGTCAGCAAAAGGGAGAGACTGGTCTTTGAGCTGGGACTTGGATCCTTCCAG GGCTTTGTGGTTGCTGTCCTCTACTGTTTCCTCAATGGAGAG TTTCTCCCTGAAGGTGCAGTCAGAGATCAAGAGGAAATGGCGCAGCTGGACGGTGAACCGGTACTTTGCTGTGGacctgaagcagcagaggcaccCTTCGTTGGCCAGCAGTGGAGTGAACGGCGGGACTCAGCTGTCCATCCTCAGCAAGAGCAGCTCCCAGATACGCATGTCCAGCCCTCTGGCGGAGAACGCCAACATCAGCCTCCCCACCTGAGCGCCTGA
- the adcyap1r1a gene encoding adenylate cyclase activating polypeptide 1a (pituitary) receptor type I isoform X3, whose amino-acid sequence MRGFLLTAIFLLPLVASESGHCVIKREHEKCMEMISLYSPSEEPTDVCPWMWDNLTCWQEAKIGEVVVVNCGEFFHDFISPEDEMGKVSRNCTEKGWSDPFPHYADVCFFYDNTTKPDTFYPSVKALYTVGYSTSLVSLTTAMVILCRFRKLHCTRNFIHMNLFVSFILRAISVFIKDGVLYAQEDSDHCFVHTVACKAVMVFFHYCVMSNYFWLFIEGLYLFTLLVETFFPERRYFYWYTIVGWGTPTICVTVWAVLRLHFHDTGCWDTNENTALWWVIKGPVVASIMINFVLFIGIIIILVQKLQSPDIGGNESSIYLRLARSTLLLIPLFGIHYTVFAFSPEDVSKRERLVFELGLGSFQGFVVAVLYCFLNGEFLPEGAVRDQEEMAQLDGEPVLCCGPEAAEAPFVGQQWSERRDSAVHPQQEQLPDTHVQPSGGERQHQPPHLSA is encoded by the exons ATGAGAGGCTTCCTGCTGACTGCAATCTTTCTGCTGCCCTTG GTGGCCTCGGAGTCCGGTCACTGTGTAATCAAGCGGGAGCATGAGAAATGCATGGAGATGATCTCGCTGTACAGCCCCAGCGAGGAGCCTACTGATG TGTGTCCGTGGATGTGGGACAACCTGACTTGCTGGCAGGAGGCCAAGATCGGTGAGGTTGTGGTGGTCAATTGTGGAGAGTTCTTCCATGACTTCATCAGCCCCGAGGATG AAATGGGGAAGGTGAGTCGCAACTGTACGGAAAAGGGCTGGTCTGACCCTTTCCCTCACTATGCGGACGTCTGCTTCTTCTATGACAACACCACCAAACCC GACACTTTCTACCCATCAGTTAAGGCCTTGTACACAGTCGGCTACAGCACATCGCTTGTGTCTCTGACTACAGCCATGGTCATCCTCTGCAGATTTAG GAAGCTCCACTGTACCAGGAACTTCATTCACATGAACTTGTTTGTGTCCTTCATCCTGAGAGCCATCTCGGTCTTCATCAAGGACGGCGTGCTGTACGCCCAGGAGGACAGCGACCACTGCTTCGTACACACA GTGGCGTGTAAAGCAGTAATGGTTTTCTTCCACTACTGTGTCATGTCCAACTATTTCTGGCTGTTTATTGAAGGTCTGTATCTCTTCACTCTGCTGGTGGAGACTTTCTTTCCTGAAAGACGTTACTTCTACTGGTACACCATCGTAGGATGGG GAACTCCCACCATTTGTGTCACTGTCTGGGCAGTTCTGAGGCTCCACTTTCATGACACTGG ATGCTGGGATACAAATGAGAACACTGCCCTCTGGTGGGTGATCAAAGGACCAGTTGTGGCCTCCATAATG ATCAATTTTGTCCTGTTCATTGGGATTATCATTATCCTGGTTCAGAAGCTGCAGTCACCTGATATCGGAGGGAATGAATCAAGCATTTACCT gcgtCTGGCGCGCTCCACCCTCCTGCTCATCCCCCTGTTTGGTATTCACTACACCGTGTTCGCCTTCTCACCTGAAGATGTCAGCAAAAGGGAGAGACTGGTCTTTGAGCTGGGACTTGGATCCTTCCAG GGCTTTGTGGTTGCTGTCCTCTACTGTTTCCTCAATGGAGAG TTTCTCCCTGAAGGTGCAGTCAGAGATCAAGAGGAAATGGCGCAGCTGGACGGTGAACCGGTACTTTGCTGTGGacctgaagcagcagaggcaccCTTCGTTGGCCAGCAGTGGAGTGAACGGCGGGACTCAGCTGTCCATCCTCAGCAAGAGCAGCTCCCAGATACGCATGTCCAGCCCTCTGGCGGAGAACGCCAACATCAGCCTCCCCACCTGAGCGCCTGA
- the adcyap1r1a gene encoding adenylate cyclase activating polypeptide 1a (pituitary) receptor type I isoform X4: MRGFLLTAIFLLPLVASESGHCVIKREHEKCMEMISLYSPSEEPTDVCPWMWDNLTCWQEAKIGEVVVVNCGEFFHDFISPEDEMGKVSRNCTEKGWSDPFPHYADVCFFYDNTTKPDTFYPSVKALYTVGYSTSLVSLTTAMVILCRFRKLHCTRNFIHMNLFVSFILRAISVFIKDGVLYAQEDSDHCFVHTVACKAVMVFFHYCVMSNYFWLFIEGLYLFTLLVETFFPERRYFYWYTIVGWGTPTICVTVWAVLRLHFHDTGCWDTNENTALWWVIKGPVVASIMINFVLFIGIIIILVQKLQSPDIGGNESSIYLRLARSTLLLIPLFGIHYTVFAFSPEDVSKRERLVFELGLGSFQGFVVAVLYCFLNGEVQSEIKRKWRSWTVNRYFAVDLKQQRHPSLASSGVNGGTQLSILSKSSSQIRMSSPLAENANISLPT; encoded by the exons ATGAGAGGCTTCCTGCTGACTGCAATCTTTCTGCTGCCCTTG GTGGCCTCGGAGTCCGGTCACTGTGTAATCAAGCGGGAGCATGAGAAATGCATGGAGATGATCTCGCTGTACAGCCCCAGCGAGGAGCCTACTGATG TGTGTCCGTGGATGTGGGACAACCTGACTTGCTGGCAGGAGGCCAAGATCGGTGAGGTTGTGGTGGTCAATTGTGGAGAGTTCTTCCATGACTTCATCAGCCCCGAGGATG AAATGGGGAAGGTGAGTCGCAACTGTACGGAAAAGGGCTGGTCTGACCCTTTCCCTCACTATGCGGACGTCTGCTTCTTCTATGACAACACCACCAAACCC GACACTTTCTACCCATCAGTTAAGGCCTTGTACACAGTCGGCTACAGCACATCGCTTGTGTCTCTGACTACAGCCATGGTCATCCTCTGCAGATTTAG GAAGCTCCACTGTACCAGGAACTTCATTCACATGAACTTGTTTGTGTCCTTCATCCTGAGAGCCATCTCGGTCTTCATCAAGGACGGCGTGCTGTACGCCCAGGAGGACAGCGACCACTGCTTCGTACACACA GTGGCGTGTAAAGCAGTAATGGTTTTCTTCCACTACTGTGTCATGTCCAACTATTTCTGGCTGTTTATTGAAGGTCTGTATCTCTTCACTCTGCTGGTGGAGACTTTCTTTCCTGAAAGACGTTACTTCTACTGGTACACCATCGTAGGATGGG GAACTCCCACCATTTGTGTCACTGTCTGGGCAGTTCTGAGGCTCCACTTTCATGACACTGG ATGCTGGGATACAAATGAGAACACTGCCCTCTGGTGGGTGATCAAAGGACCAGTTGTGGCCTCCATAATG ATCAATTTTGTCCTGTTCATTGGGATTATCATTATCCTGGTTCAGAAGCTGCAGTCACCTGATATCGGAGGGAATGAATCAAGCATTTACCT gcgtCTGGCGCGCTCCACCCTCCTGCTCATCCCCCTGTTTGGTATTCACTACACCGTGTTCGCCTTCTCACCTGAAGATGTCAGCAAAAGGGAGAGACTGGTCTTTGAGCTGGGACTTGGATCCTTCCAG GGCTTTGTGGTTGCTGTCCTCTACTGTTTCCTCAATGGAGAG GTGCAGTCAGAGATCAAGAGGAAATGGCGCAGCTGGACGGTGAACCGGTACTTTGCTGTGGacctgaagcagcagaggcaccCTTCGTTGGCCAGCAGTGGAGTGAACGGCGGGACTCAGCTGTCCATCCTCAGCAAGAGCAGCTCCCAGATACGCATGTCCAGCCCTCTGGCGGAGAACGCCAACATCAGCCTCCCCACCTGA
- the adcyap1r1a gene encoding adenylate cyclase activating polypeptide 1a (pituitary) receptor type I isoform X2 — translation MRGFLLTAIFLLPLVASESGHCVIKREHEKCMEMISLYSPSEEPTDVCPWMWDNLTCWQEAKIGEVVVVNCGEFFHDFISPEDEMGKVSRNCTEKGWSDPFPHYADVCFFYDNTTKPDTFYPSVKALYTVGYSTSLVSLTTAMVILCRFRKLHCTRNFIHMNLFVSFILRAISVFIKDGVLYAQEDSDHCFVHTVACKAVMVFFHYCVMSNYFWLFIEGLYLFTLLVETFFPERRYFYWYTIVGWGTPTICVTVWAVLRLHFHDTGCWDTNENTALWWVIKGPVVASIMINFVLFIGIIIILVQKLQSPDIGGNESSIYLSCAQKCFSEPTQAVQHSCRMSELSTITLRLARSTLLLIPLFGIHYTVFAFSPEDVSKRERLVFELGLGSFQGFVVAVLYCFLNGEVQSEIKRKWRSWTVNRYFAVDLKQQRHPSLASSGVNGGTQLSILSKSSSQIRMSSPLAENANISLPT, via the exons ATGAGAGGCTTCCTGCTGACTGCAATCTTTCTGCTGCCCTTG GTGGCCTCGGAGTCCGGTCACTGTGTAATCAAGCGGGAGCATGAGAAATGCATGGAGATGATCTCGCTGTACAGCCCCAGCGAGGAGCCTACTGATG TGTGTCCGTGGATGTGGGACAACCTGACTTGCTGGCAGGAGGCCAAGATCGGTGAGGTTGTGGTGGTCAATTGTGGAGAGTTCTTCCATGACTTCATCAGCCCCGAGGATG AAATGGGGAAGGTGAGTCGCAACTGTACGGAAAAGGGCTGGTCTGACCCTTTCCCTCACTATGCGGACGTCTGCTTCTTCTATGACAACACCACCAAACCC GACACTTTCTACCCATCAGTTAAGGCCTTGTACACAGTCGGCTACAGCACATCGCTTGTGTCTCTGACTACAGCCATGGTCATCCTCTGCAGATTTAG GAAGCTCCACTGTACCAGGAACTTCATTCACATGAACTTGTTTGTGTCCTTCATCCTGAGAGCCATCTCGGTCTTCATCAAGGACGGCGTGCTGTACGCCCAGGAGGACAGCGACCACTGCTTCGTACACACA GTGGCGTGTAAAGCAGTAATGGTTTTCTTCCACTACTGTGTCATGTCCAACTATTTCTGGCTGTTTATTGAAGGTCTGTATCTCTTCACTCTGCTGGTGGAGACTTTCTTTCCTGAAAGACGTTACTTCTACTGGTACACCATCGTAGGATGGG GAACTCCCACCATTTGTGTCACTGTCTGGGCAGTTCTGAGGCTCCACTTTCATGACACTGG ATGCTGGGATACAAATGAGAACACTGCCCTCTGGTGGGTGATCAAAGGACCAGTTGTGGCCTCCATAATG ATCAATTTTGTCCTGTTCATTGGGATTATCATTATCCTGGTTCAGAAGCTGCAGTCACCTGATATCGGAGGGAATGAATCAAGCATTTACCT CAGCTGTGCTCAGAAATGCTTCAGTGAGCCCACACAGGCTGTTCAGCATTCGTGCAGGATGTCAGAGTTATCCACCATCacact gcgtCTGGCGCGCTCCACCCTCCTGCTCATCCCCCTGTTTGGTATTCACTACACCGTGTTCGCCTTCTCACCTGAAGATGTCAGCAAAAGGGAGAGACTGGTCTTTGAGCTGGGACTTGGATCCTTCCAG GGCTTTGTGGTTGCTGTCCTCTACTGTTTCCTCAATGGAGAG GTGCAGTCAGAGATCAAGAGGAAATGGCGCAGCTGGACGGTGAACCGGTACTTTGCTGTGGacctgaagcagcagaggcaccCTTCGTTGGCCAGCAGTGGAGTGAACGGCGGGACTCAGCTGTCCATCCTCAGCAAGAGCAGCTCCCAGATACGCATGTCCAGCCCTCTGGCGGAGAACGCCAACATCAGCCTCCCCACCTGA
- the adcyap1r1a gene encoding adenylate cyclase activating polypeptide 1a (pituitary) receptor type I isoform X5 has product MRGFLLTAIFLLPLVASESGHCVIKREHEKCMEMISLYSPSEEPTDVCPWMWDNLTCWQEAKIGEVVVVNCGEFFHDFISPEDEMGKVSRNCTEKGWSDPFPHYADVCFFYDNTTKPDTFYPSVKALYTVGYSTSLVSLTTAMVILCRFRKLHCTRNFIHMNLFVSFILRAISVFIKDGVLYAQEDSDHCFVHTVACKAVMVFFHYCVMSNYFWLFIEGLYLFTLLVETFFPERRYFYWYTIVGWGTPTICVTVWAVLRLHFHDTGCWDTNENTALWWVIKGPVVASIMINFVLFIGIIIILVQKLQSPDIGGNESSIYLSCAQKCFSEPTQAVQHSCRMSELSTITLRLARSTLLLIPLFGIHYTVFAFSPEDVSKRERLVFELGLGSFQGFVVAVLYCFLNGEVSFCPSS; this is encoded by the exons ATGAGAGGCTTCCTGCTGACTGCAATCTTTCTGCTGCCCTTG GTGGCCTCGGAGTCCGGTCACTGTGTAATCAAGCGGGAGCATGAGAAATGCATGGAGATGATCTCGCTGTACAGCCCCAGCGAGGAGCCTACTGATG TGTGTCCGTGGATGTGGGACAACCTGACTTGCTGGCAGGAGGCCAAGATCGGTGAGGTTGTGGTGGTCAATTGTGGAGAGTTCTTCCATGACTTCATCAGCCCCGAGGATG AAATGGGGAAGGTGAGTCGCAACTGTACGGAAAAGGGCTGGTCTGACCCTTTCCCTCACTATGCGGACGTCTGCTTCTTCTATGACAACACCACCAAACCC GACACTTTCTACCCATCAGTTAAGGCCTTGTACACAGTCGGCTACAGCACATCGCTTGTGTCTCTGACTACAGCCATGGTCATCCTCTGCAGATTTAG GAAGCTCCACTGTACCAGGAACTTCATTCACATGAACTTGTTTGTGTCCTTCATCCTGAGAGCCATCTCGGTCTTCATCAAGGACGGCGTGCTGTACGCCCAGGAGGACAGCGACCACTGCTTCGTACACACA GTGGCGTGTAAAGCAGTAATGGTTTTCTTCCACTACTGTGTCATGTCCAACTATTTCTGGCTGTTTATTGAAGGTCTGTATCTCTTCACTCTGCTGGTGGAGACTTTCTTTCCTGAAAGACGTTACTTCTACTGGTACACCATCGTAGGATGGG GAACTCCCACCATTTGTGTCACTGTCTGGGCAGTTCTGAGGCTCCACTTTCATGACACTGG ATGCTGGGATACAAATGAGAACACTGCCCTCTGGTGGGTGATCAAAGGACCAGTTGTGGCCTCCATAATG ATCAATTTTGTCCTGTTCATTGGGATTATCATTATCCTGGTTCAGAAGCTGCAGTCACCTGATATCGGAGGGAATGAATCAAGCATTTACCT CAGCTGTGCTCAGAAATGCTTCAGTGAGCCCACACAGGCTGTTCAGCATTCGTGCAGGATGTCAGAGTTATCCACCATCacact gcgtCTGGCGCGCTCCACCCTCCTGCTCATCCCCCTGTTTGGTATTCACTACACCGTGTTCGCCTTCTCACCTGAAGATGTCAGCAAAAGGGAGAGACTGGTCTTTGAGCTGGGACTTGGATCCTTCCAG GGCTTTGTGGTTGCTGTCCTCTACTGTTTCCTCAATGGAGAGGTAAGCTTTTGTCCCTCTTCATAa